From Paraburkholderia hayleyella, a single genomic window includes:
- the tssL gene encoding type VI secretion system protein TssL, long form, with amino-acid sequence MAALNEPGVWDSTENFPRSPVPGADVSAAVSNAETDNSEPLCVPDPEPFEERLAKVRASSNPLLEAARVLLRAQADIPDARFASKQAIATLRFQLQQEIETFQKLCEQANIRRDHMIGARYCLCTALDEAAMQTRWGQGDSLGIEWNSEGLATIFHEDRHGGEKVYLLLGRLLEDPREHGDLLEVIYRILSLGFEGRYRHETNGKRKHDAIRQRLYNEITARRGTAPMTLSPHWQSDVKSRHWSFYEFPVWITATVLAVILLGLFGWFRYDLSQRSAGVQKQITDIARLTPPAPEAPRLHLKQLLSSEIAAGTVSVNEDAQHSVVTFRGDAMFQPGGASVQPLMHPLITKIADEISRVPGKVTVLGYTDNVPIRSRQFPSNVALSEERAAQVMQLLQAAGVSISRLEAVGKGDADPVGDNRTAQGRAQNRRVEIIVAQ; translated from the coding sequence ATGGCAGCATTGAATGAACCAGGCGTTTGGGACTCGACAGAAAATTTCCCGCGATCGCCTGTGCCGGGGGCGGACGTGAGCGCCGCGGTGAGCAACGCGGAGACCGACAATAGCGAGCCGTTGTGTGTGCCCGATCCCGAGCCGTTCGAGGAACGTCTCGCCAAGGTACGCGCTTCCAGTAATCCGTTGCTGGAAGCAGCCCGTGTGCTGCTGCGTGCTCAAGCCGATATCCCGGATGCCCGTTTTGCTTCGAAGCAGGCCATCGCAACATTGCGTTTCCAGCTGCAGCAAGAAATCGAGACATTCCAGAAACTTTGCGAGCAGGCGAACATTCGGCGCGATCACATGATCGGTGCGCGATATTGTCTTTGTACCGCGCTCGATGAAGCCGCGATGCAGACCCGGTGGGGTCAGGGAGATTCGTTAGGAATCGAATGGAATAGCGAGGGGCTGGCGACGATTTTCCACGAAGATCGTCACGGTGGCGAGAAAGTTTATCTGTTGCTCGGCCGGTTGCTGGAAGACCCGCGTGAACACGGCGATCTGCTGGAAGTCATCTACCGGATTCTCAGTCTCGGCTTCGAAGGGCGCTACCGGCACGAAACAAACGGCAAGCGCAAGCATGATGCGATTCGCCAGCGGCTCTACAACGAGATCACCGCGCGACGGGGCACAGCGCCGATGACGTTGTCTCCTCACTGGCAATCGGACGTTAAAAGCAGGCACTGGTCGTTCTACGAGTTTCCGGTATGGATCACCGCAACCGTTCTGGCGGTGATTCTGCTTGGTCTGTTCGGCTGGTTCAGGTACGACCTGTCGCAGCGCAGTGCTGGCGTGCAGAAGCAGATTACCGATATCGCACGCCTGACGCCCCCTGCGCCTGAGGCACCCCGATTGCATCTGAAGCAATTGTTGAGCAGCGAGATTGCGGCCGGAACAGTGAGCGTGAACGAGGACGCGCAACACAGCGTGGTCACGTTCCGGGGCGATGCGATGTTTCAGCCTGGCGGCGCCTCGGTGCAGCCATTGATGCACCCGTTGATCACGAAGATCGCGGATGAGATTTCAAGGGTGCCAGGCAAAGTCACCGTGCTGGGCTATACCGACAACGTGCCGATCCGCAGCCGGCAGTTCCCGTCGAATGTGGCGTTGTCGGAAGAGCGGGCGGCCCAGGTGATGCAGTTGCTTCAGGCCGCAGGTGTGTCGATCAGTCGTCTTGAGGCCGTTGGCAAGGGCGATGCCGATCCAGTGGGTGACAACCGCACCGCGCAGGGGCGGGCACAGAACCGGCGCGTCGAGATCATCGTCGCGCAATGA
- a CDS encoding DUF4123 domain-containing protein — protein sequence MEPEPGCCSGHSVSVKMNVKKTVSRPRLMGLVDAAAWPQQVEPLLQQAGVTYRSVYSGLPEEDLGSASLFLVPIDDTKAGWVSELDRLDLHMPCLSLVWSRVEIDLLAMHLRAFLIADIGDGMTALVRFFDPRNIDVMLRVWGTPISRMFMGPIERWMYRGRHLQWQRIQNDSLTGARICQSILLSLDQADINTLADHAEPDAILAAMIEDGEIDGKRPYLERFADFIPRYRQALHWGIEEPAERKIFCQHTYLYGAGFDRHRYIHALLSQRKVTDEPFSTAIYRVPAAIWREITAARSAAVSCREPAGRVTNDVRD from the coding sequence ATGGAGCCTGAACCAGGCTGCTGTAGCGGTCACTCTGTGAGCGTGAAAATGAATGTGAAAAAAACGGTTTCAAGACCTCGCCTGATGGGACTGGTCGATGCCGCGGCATGGCCGCAGCAGGTGGAGCCACTGTTGCAACAGGCGGGCGTTACTTACCGCTCGGTTTATTCTGGCTTGCCAGAAGAAGATCTGGGCTCGGCATCGCTGTTCCTCGTTCCGATCGACGATACGAAGGCTGGCTGGGTGAGCGAACTCGACAGGCTGGATCTTCATATGCCATGCCTGTCGCTGGTCTGGAGCCGGGTGGAGATTGATTTGCTGGCGATGCACCTGCGGGCTTTCCTGATCGCGGACATTGGCGATGGCATGACCGCACTGGTCCGGTTCTTCGACCCGCGCAATATCGATGTGATGTTGCGCGTCTGGGGCACCCCGATTAGTCGCATGTTCATGGGCCCGATCGAACGCTGGATGTATCGCGGCCGTCACTTGCAGTGGCAGCGTATTCAGAACGATTCACTGACAGGTGCACGGATCTGCCAATCCATTCTGCTCAGTCTGGATCAGGCCGACATCAATACGCTGGCGGATCATGCGGAACCTGACGCAATACTGGCGGCCATGATCGAAGATGGCGAGATTGACGGCAAACGTCCTTACCTGGAACGGTTTGCCGATTTTATTCCCCGATATCGGCAAGCCCTTCATTGGGGCATTGAGGAGCCGGCAGAGCGGAAAATTTTCTGCCAGCACACCTACCTCTATGGCGCTGGGTTTGATCGCCACCGCTACATCCACGCTCTGCTGTCGCAGCGGAAAGTGACGGATGAGCCATTTAGTACCGCTATTTACCGAGTGCCGGCTGCCATTTGGCGCGAGATCACTGCCGCACGCAGTGCGGCAGTGAGTTGCCGTGAGCCGGCTGGACGTGTGACGAATGACGTGAGGGATTGA
- a CDS encoding T6SS phospholipase effector Tle1-like catalytic domain-containing protein has product MNLRWADPMPEGGRVNGSEIDRRKGHALVSGLCTSCSQTLNITLFFDGTNNNDVETNPFRDSHRNTHTNISRLHNAARYEPDKGIFKFYIPGVGTPFPEIGEEVYSTQGKSLAVGFGSRCVWGYTRVLNAIYRAIASDKTRRLIQDDDARRICRAVSNGNPLPLARYIDRLGIAHKQAVDEGAWPRTVSQVWINAIGFSRGAASARVFVHKLVNEWARNGRIGYQSGKYALPYRVNFVGLFDTVASVGPPDSTRVAVDIGLFDGHFSMASGGALDIPDAVRFCHHAFSVHEQRMSFPLDSIRNGPVYGKHIREEVAYPGVHSDVGGGYAPNEQGKGRTSQPRDDSHKLSQIPLHDMYRVALSCGVPLLGSDEIDRRDDLIADFALSPETVMAFNAWRETVPKASSVEEALKAGMEQMLAWRTLRARINTGDYITEQTFFDKAHEDRQTPHKVEQNLKEAMGKDPQTSALRMRLERIRADALTSGIGGYLSALGARQKELDELNTALAERRRVLCGEVAHPGMPPGAVSLRPGEGALEATTNDQTDLRQGAEDMRLLLGHLYPGQCEQWQVNRMQPPPVMVRGIPHPQPVVLSVRRAQPGSDSPWVRLEVSGVLLNVTWSTLVQAYRAEDDVMAAPLPEVEGFLRQCTSVEAASRLPAAAVKLFDDYVHDSRCWFRVPYFHEYAPGGYGFPRVVFIGQDRRQAYLGLAETSAPLYVGNNEVQPGWSLNQAAVAVTL; this is encoded by the coding sequence ATGAACCTGAGATGGGCTGACCCGATGCCAGAGGGCGGGCGGGTGAACGGCAGTGAGATTGACAGGAGGAAGGGGCACGCGTTGGTAAGTGGTCTTTGCACATCATGTTCACAGACGCTCAATATCACCCTGTTCTTCGATGGCACGAACAACAACGATGTCGAGACGAACCCGTTTCGGGATTCCCACAGGAACACCCATACGAATATATCCCGGCTTCACAATGCCGCCCGCTATGAACCAGACAAGGGGATTTTTAAATTCTACATTCCGGGCGTAGGTACGCCGTTTCCTGAGATTGGTGAAGAGGTCTATTCGACCCAGGGCAAATCGCTGGCAGTGGGATTTGGCAGTCGCTGTGTATGGGGCTATACGCGTGTGCTAAACGCGATATATCGGGCTATTGCTTCGGATAAAACCAGACGACTGATTCAGGACGATGACGCCCGGCGCATATGCCGGGCGGTATCCAATGGCAACCCGCTCCCCCTTGCCCGTTATATAGACCGGCTTGGTATCGCACACAAACAGGCGGTAGACGAAGGCGCGTGGCCGCGCACGGTCAGCCAGGTGTGGATCAACGCGATCGGTTTTTCCCGTGGTGCGGCGAGCGCCCGGGTGTTCGTGCACAAACTGGTGAACGAATGGGCGCGCAATGGGCGGATCGGTTACCAGAGCGGCAAATATGCACTGCCGTACAGGGTGAACTTCGTCGGGCTGTTCGATACGGTCGCCTCGGTTGGCCCACCCGATTCGACACGCGTTGCTGTCGATATTGGCCTGTTCGACGGCCACTTTTCGATGGCGTCGGGCGGGGCCCTGGATATTCCGGACGCAGTGCGATTCTGCCATCACGCGTTCTCGGTTCACGAGCAGCGGATGAGTTTTCCACTGGATTCGATCCGTAACGGTCCCGTTTACGGGAAGCACATTCGTGAAGAGGTGGCGTACCCGGGCGTGCATTCGGATGTGGGCGGAGGCTATGCCCCGAACGAACAGGGCAAGGGCCGCACGTCGCAGCCCCGTGACGACAGCCACAAGCTTAGCCAGATCCCGCTGCACGACATGTACCGGGTCGCGCTTTCCTGCGGCGTACCGCTTCTGGGCAGCGATGAGATCGACAGGCGAGATGATCTTATCGCCGACTTTGCGCTCTCCCCGGAAACGGTCATGGCCTTCAACGCCTGGCGCGAGACGGTGCCGAAGGCGAGTTCGGTGGAAGAAGCCCTGAAGGCAGGAATGGAGCAGATGCTGGCGTGGCGCACGCTGCGCGCGCGGATCAACACGGGCGACTACATCACCGAACAGACGTTTTTCGATAAGGCACACGAGGACCGCCAGACACCGCACAAGGTTGAGCAGAACCTGAAAGAGGCGATGGGTAAAGACCCGCAGACAAGCGCGCTGCGCATGCGGCTCGAGCGAATTCGCGCGGATGCCCTGACATCGGGAATAGGGGGTTACCTGTCTGCGCTGGGTGCGCGGCAGAAGGAACTGGATGAACTGAATACCGCGCTGGCCGAGCGCAGGCGAGTGCTGTGTGGCGAGGTGGCGCATCCGGGGATGCCCCCGGGCGCGGTGAGCCTGCGTCCTGGAGAAGGGGCGCTGGAGGCGACGACGAACGACCAGACGGATTTGCGCCAGGGTGCGGAGGATATGCGTCTGCTGCTGGGCCATCTGTATCCGGGGCAGTGCGAACAGTGGCAGGTGAACCGGATGCAGCCGCCGCCGGTGATGGTAAGGGGCATTCCGCATCCGCAGCCGGTGGTTCTGTCGGTCAGACGGGCGCAGCCTGGAAGCGATAGCCCGTGGGTCAGGCTGGAGGTTAGTGGTGTGCTGCTCAACGTGACGTGGTCGACGCTGGTGCAGGCTTACCGTGCGGAAGACGATGTGATGGCGGCGCCGCTGCCTGAGGTGGAGGGTTTTCTGAGGCAGTGCACGTCGGTTGAGGCTGCGAGCCGGTTGCCCGCAGCGGCGGTGAAGCTGTTCGACGATTACGTTCATGACAGCCGCTGCTGGTTCCGTGTGCCGTATTTCCACGAATACGCGCCGGGTGGGTATGGCTTTCCGCGAGTGGTGTTTATTGGGCAGGACAGGCGCCAAGCCTACCTTGGCCTGGCGGAGACCTCCGCGCCACTGTATGTGGGCAACAACGAGGTGCAGCCCGGATGGAGCCTGAACCAGGCTGCTGTAGCGGTCACTCTGTGA
- a CDS encoding DUF3304 domain-containing protein: MAVFLSVVLLGLCACQEHNGDVPSPLDEIPLPPQYELVGGDSSSLNYTPWYIHSFGIEGPEGTGIGGGGPNVEPAHEDGRPSEGGGMCCTSVPAVWQPELRLTVRWLVDKKLDGKTPGYWYKAENVKIAKYGRVAAGVWAIFLPGDRVRVMVADGTHDGGNNVNERPADNDPYIAQGEIDHEWNRLYRRGGDTP; this comes from the coding sequence ATGGCGGTATTTCTGTCGGTGGTCCTGTTGGGGCTGTGCGCTTGCCAGGAGCATAACGGCGATGTGCCGTCGCCGCTGGATGAGATCCCGCTGCCGCCGCAGTATGAGCTGGTAGGTGGCGATAGCTCATCGCTTAATTACACGCCCTGGTACATCCACAGTTTTGGAATTGAGGGACCAGAGGGGACGGGTATTGGAGGGGGGGGGCCGAATGTCGAGCCGGCTCATGAGGATGGACGTCCCTCGGAAGGGGGGGGGATGTGCTGCACGAGTGTTCCTGCCGTGTGGCAGCCGGAACTGAGGCTGACGGTTAGGTGGCTTGTCGACAAGAAGCTGGACGGCAAAACGCCGGGGTATTGGTACAAGGCGGAGAACGTCAAGATTGCGAAATACGGGAGAGTGGCGGCTGGTGTATGGGCGATTTTTCTGCCGGGTGACCGTGTGCGGGTCATGGTTGCGGATGGAACGCACGATGGCGGAAACAACGTAAATGAACGCCCTGCGGATAACGATCCGTACATCGCACAGGGTGAGATAGATCACGAATGGAACCGTCTTTACCGGCGGGGAGGAGATACGCCATGA
- a CDS encoding DUF3304 domain-containing protein → MVLLVLCACQEHNGDVPSPLDEIPLPPQYELVSGDSSPINYTPWYIHSFGIEGPEGTGIGGGGSNVEPAHEDGRSSEGGWMCCTSVPAVWQPELRLTVRWLVDKKLDGKTPGYWYKAENVRLAKYGELMGNIWTIFLPGDRVRIMVSDGNLEGGNNANNRPADNDPYIAQGEIDHEWNRLYRRGGDTP, encoded by the coding sequence GTGGTTCTGTTGGTGCTGTGTGCCTGCCAGGAGCACAACGGCGATGTGCCGTCGCCGCTGGATGAGATCCCGCTGCCGCCGCAGTATGAGCTGGTAAGTGGCGATAGCTCGCCGATCAACTACACGCCCTGGTACATCCACAGTTTTGGAATTGAGGGACCAGAGGGGACGGGTATTGGAGGTGGGGGCTCGAATGTCGAGCCGGCTCATGAGGATGGACGTTCCTCGGAAGGGGGGTGGATGTGTTGCACGAGCGTACCTGCCGTGTGGCAGCCGGAACTGAGGCTGACGGTTAGGTGGCTTGTCGACAAGAAGCTGGACGGCAAGACGCCGGGGTACTGGTACAAGGCGGAGAACGTCAGGCTTGCGAAGTATGGTGAGTTGATGGGCAACATATGGACGATTTTTTTGCCGGGTGACCGTGTGCGGATCATGGTCTCGGACGGCAATCTTGAGGGTGGGAATAACGCTAACAATCGTCCTGCGGATAACGATCCGTACATCGCACAGGGCGAGATAGATCACGAATGGAACCGTCTTTACCGGCGGGGAGGAGATACGCCATGA
- a CDS encoding T6SS phospholipase effector Tle1-like catalytic domain-containing protein — MNLRWADPMPEGGRVKGSEIDQRKGRALVSGLCTSCSQTLNITLFFDGTNNNDVETNPFRDSLRNTHTNVSRLHNAARDEQDKGIFKFYIPGVGTPFPEIGEEVYSTQGKSLAVGFGSRCVWGYTRVLSAIYWAIASDKTRRLIQDDDAPRICRAVSNGNPLPLARYIDRLGIAHKQAVDEGAWPRTVSQVWINAIGFSRGAASARVFVHKLVNEWARNGRIGYQSGKYALPYRVNFVGLFDTVASVGPPDSARVAVDIGLFDGHFSMASGGALDIPDAVRFCHHAFSVHEQRMSFPLDSIRNGPVYGKHIREEVAYPGVHSDVGGGYAPNEQGKGRTSQPRDDSHKLSQIPLHDMYRVALSCGVPLLGSDEIDRRDDLIADFALSPETVMAFNAWRETVPKASSVEEALKAGMEQMLAWRTLRARINTGDYITEQTFFDKAHEDRQTPHKVEQNLKEAMGKDPQTSALRMRLERIRADALTSGIGGYLSALGARQKELDELNTALAERRRVLCGEVAHPGMPPGAVSLRPGEGALEATTNDQTDLRQGAEDMRLLLGHLYPGQCEQWQVNRMQPPPVMVRGISHPQPAVLSVRRAQPGSDSPWVRLEVSGVLLNVAWSTLVQAYRAEDDVMAAPLPEVEGFLRQCTSVEAASRLPAAAVKLFDDYVHDSRCWFRVPYFHEYAPGGYGFPRVVFVGQDRRKAYLGLAETSAPLYVGNNEVQPGWSLNQAAVAVTL; from the coding sequence ATGAACCTGAGATGGGCTGACCCGATGCCGGAGGGCGGGCGGGTGAAAGGCAGTGAGATTGACCAGAGGAAGGGGCGTGCGCTGGTGAGTGGTCTTTGCACATCATGTTCACAGACGCTCAATATCACCCTGTTCTTCGATGGCACGAACAACAACGATGTCGAGACGAATCCGTTTCGGGATTCCCTCAGGAACACCCATACGAATGTCTCCCGGCTTCACAATGCCGCCCGTGATGAACAGGACAAGGGGATTTTCAAATTCTACATTCCGGGTGTAGGCACGCCGTTTCCTGAGATTGGTGAAGAGGTCTATTCGACCCAGGGCAAATCGCTGGCAGTGGGCTTTGGCAGTCGCTGTGTATGGGGTTATACACGCGTGTTGAGCGCCATATATTGGGCTATTGCTTCGGATAAAACCAGACGACTGATTCAGGACGATGACGCCCCGCGCATATGCCGGGCGGTATCCAATGGCAACCCGCTCCCCCTTGCCCGTTATATAGACCGGCTTGGTATCGCACATAAACAGGCGGTAGACGAAGGCGCGTGGCCGCGCACGGTCAGCCAAGTGTGGATCAACGCGATCGGTTTTTCCCGTGGCGCGGCGAGCGCCCGGGTGTTCGTGCACAAACTGGTGAACGAATGGGCGCGCAATGGGCGGATCGGTTACCAGAGCGGCAAATATGCACTGCCGTACAGGGTGAACTTCGTCGGGCTGTTCGATACGGTCGCCTCGGTTGGCCCACCCGATTCGGCACGCGTTGCTGTCGATATTGGCCTGTTCGACGGCCACTTTTCGATGGCGTCGGGCGGGGCCCTGGATATTCCGGACGCAGTGCGATTCTGCCATCACGCGTTCTCGGTTCACGAGCAGCGGATGAGTTTTCCACTGGATTCGATCCGTAACGGTCCCGTTTACGGGAAGCACATTCGTGAAGAGGTGGCGTACCCGGGCGTGCATTCGGATGTGGGCGGAGGCTATGCCCCGAACGAACAGGGCAAGGGCCGCACGTCGCAGCCCCGTGACGACAGCCACAAGCTTAGCCAGATCCCGCTGCACGACATGTACCGGGTCGCGCTCTCCTGCGGCGTACCGCTTCTGGGCAGCGATGAGATCGACAGGCGAGATGATCTTATCGCCGACTTTGCGCTCTCCCCGGAAACGGTCATGGCCTTCAACGCCTGGCGCGAGACGGTGCCGAAGGCGAGTTCGGTGGAAGAAGCCCTGAAGGCAGGAATGGAGCAGATGCTGGCGTGGCGCACGCTGCGCGCGCGGATCAACACGGGCGACTACATCACCGAACAGACGTTTTTCGATAAGGCACACGAGGACCGCCAGACACCGCACAAGGTTGAGCAGAACCTGAAAGAGGCGATGGGTAAAGACCCGCAGACAAGCGCGCTGCGCATGCGGCTCGAGCGAATTCGCGCGGATGCCCTGACATCGGGAATAGGGGGTTACCTGTCTGCGCTGGGTGCGCGGCAGAAGGAACTGGATGAACTGAATACCGCGCTGGCCGAGCGCAGGCGAGTGCTGTGTGGCGAGGTGGCGCATCCGGGGATGCCCCCGGGCGCGGTGAGCCTGCGTCCTGGAGAAGGGGCGCTGGAGGCGACGACGAACGACCAGACGGATTTGCGCCAGGGTGCGGAGGATATGCGTCTGCTGCTGGGCCATCTGTATCCGGGGCAGTGCGAACAGTGGCAGGTGAACCGGATGCAGCCGCCGCCGGTGATGGTCAGGGGCATTTCGCATCCGCAGCCGGCGGTTCTGTCGGTCAGACGGGCGCAGCCTGGAAGCGATAGCCCGTGGGTCAGGCTGGAGGTTAGTGGTGTGCTGCTCAACGTGGCGTGGTCGACGCTGGTGCAGGCTTACCGTGCGGAAGACGATGTGATGGCGGCGCCGCTGCCTGAGGTGGAGGGTTTTCTGAGGCAGTGCACGTCGGTTGAGGCTGCGAGCCGGTTGCCCGCAGCGGCGGTGAAGCTGTTCGACGATTACGTTCATGACAGCCGCTGCTGGTTCCGTGTGCCGTATTTCCACGAATACGCGCCGGGTGGGTATGGCTTTCCGCGAGTGGTGTTTGTTGGGCAGGACAGGCGCAAAGCCTACCTTGGCCTGGCGGAGACCTCCGCGCCACTGTATGTGGGCAACAACGAGGTGCAGCCCGGATGGAGCCTGAACCAGGCTGCTGTAGCGGTCACTCTGTGA
- a CDS encoding DUF3304 domain-containing protein, which translates to MAVFLSVVLLGLCACQEHNGDVPSPLDEIPLPPQYELVGAGTLTLNYTPWYIHSFGIEGPEGTGIGGGGPNVGPVHEDGRPSGGGAESCCTRVPAVWQPELRLTVRWLVDKKLDGKTPGYWYKAENVKIAKYGRVAAGVWAIFLPGDRVRIMVADGTHDGGNNVNERPADNDPYIAQGEIDHEWNRLYRRGGDTP; encoded by the coding sequence ATGGCGGTATTTCTGTCGGTGGTCCTGTTGGGGCTGTGCGCCTGCCAGGAGCATAACGGCGATGTGCCGTCGCCGCTGGATGAGATCCCGCTGCCGCCGCAGTATGAGCTGGTAGGCGCCGGTACGTTAACGCTGAACTACACGCCCTGGTACATCCACAGTTTTGGAATTGAGGGACCAGAGGGGACGGGTATTGGAGGGGGAGGGCCGAATGTCGGGCCGGTTCATGAGGATGGCCGTCCGTCCGGTGGTGGTGCGGAGTCTTGCTGCACGCGCGTACCTGCCGTGTGGCAGCCGGAACTGAGGCTGACGGTTAGGTGGCTTGTCGACAAGAAGCTGGACGGCAAGACGCCGGGGTATTGGTACAAGGCGGAGAACGTCAAGATTGCGAAATACGGGAGAGTGGCGGCTGGTGTATGGGCGATTTTTCTGCCGGGTGACCGTGTGCGGATCATGGTTGCGGATGGAACGCACGATGGTGGGAACAACGTAAATGAACGTCCTGCGGATAACGATCCGTACATCGCACAGGGCGAGATAGATCACGAATGGAACCGTCTTTACCGGCGGGGAGGAGATACGCCATGA
- a CDS encoding DUF3304 domain-containing protein: MAVFLSVVLLVLCACQEHNGDVPSPLDEIPLPPQYELVGAGTSALNYTPWYIHSFGIEGPEGTGIGGGGPNVGPAHEDGRPSGGGAESCCTRVPAVWQPELRLTVRWFVEKKLDGKTPGCWYKAENVRLAKYGEVMGSIWAIFLPGDRVRIMVSDGNLEGGNNANNRPADNDPYIAQGEIDHEWNRLYQ; the protein is encoded by the coding sequence ATGGCGGTATTTCTGTCGGTGGTTCTGTTGGTGCTGTGTGCCTGCCAGGAGCACAACGGCGATGTGCCGTCGCCGCTGGATGAGATCCCGCTGCCGCCGCAGTATGAGCTGGTAGGCGCCGGTACGTCAGCACTGAACTACACGCCCTGGTACATCCACAGTTTTGGAATTGAGGGACCAGAGGGGACGGGTATTGGAGGGGGAGGGCCGAATGTCGGGCCGGCTCATGAGGATGGCCGTCCGTCCGGTGGTGGCGCGGAGTCTTGCTGCACGCGCGTACCTGCCGTGTGGCAGCCGGAACTGAGGCTGACGGTTAGGTGGTTTGTCGAGAAGAAACTGGATGGCAAGACCCCCGGGTGCTGGTACAAGGCGGAGAACGTCAGGCTTGCGAAGTATGGCGAGGTGATGGGCAGCATATGGGCGATCTTTTTGCCGGGTGACCGTGTGCGGATCATGGTCTCGGACGGCAATCTTGAGGGTGGGAACAACGCTAATAATCGTCCTGCGGATAACGATCCGTACATCGCACAGGGCGAGATAGATCACGAATGGAACCGTCTTTACCAGTAG
- a CDS encoding DUF3304 domain-containing protein encodes MKFDRRRGKRWGKKHSAMAVFLSVVLLALCACQEHNGDVPSPLDEIPLPPQYELVSGDSSSLNYTPWYIHSFGIEGPEGTGIGGGGSNVWPAHEDGRPSEGGGMCCTRVPAVWQPELRLTVRWFVEKKLDGKTPGYWYKAENVKIAKYGRVAAGVWAIFLPGDRVRIMVADGTHDGGNNVNERPADNDPYIAQGEIDHEWNRLYR; translated from the coding sequence ATGAAATTTGATCGAAGGCGCGGCAAGAGGTGGGGCAAGAAGCACAGTGCCATGGCGGTATTTCTGTCGGTGGTCCTGTTGGCGCTGTGCGCCTGCCAGGAGCATAACGGCGATGTGCCGTCGCCGCTGGATGAGATCCCGCTGCCGCCGCAGTATGAGCTGGTAAGTGGCGATAGCTCATCGCTTAATTACACGCCCTGGTACATCCACAGTTTTGGAATTGAGGGACCAGAGGGGACGGGTATTGGAGGGGGGGGCTCGAATGTCTGGCCGGCTCATGAGGATGGACGTCCCTCGGAAGGGGGAGGGATGTGCTGCACGCGCGTACCTGCCGTGTGGCAGCCGGAACTGAGGCTGACGGTTAGGTGGTTTGTCGAGAAGAAGCTGGACGGCAAGACGCCGGGGTACTGGTACAAGGCGGAGAACGTCAAGATTGCGAAATACGGGAGAGTGGCGGCTGGTGTATGGGCGATTTTTCTGCCGGGTGACCGTGTGCGGATCATGGTTGCGGATGGAACGCACGATGGTGGGAACAACGTAAATGAACGTCCTGCGGATAACGATCCGTACATTGCACAGGGCGAGATAGATCACGAATGGAACCGTCTTTACCGGTAG
- a CDS encoding PAAR domain-containing protein, with amino-acid sequence MALQLIVVGDETSHGGRVISGSETHTVGGKRIARLDDLVDCPLTYPDGRPHGMNKIIEAHPTFTIGDRRVALHGHRTECGCTLIGSTRTGIGD; translated from the coding sequence ATGGCACTACAACTCATTGTCGTCGGTGATGAAACATCACATGGTGGCCGCGTCATTTCTGGTTCCGAAACCCATACGGTTGGAGGCAAGCGGATCGCCCGTCTAGATGATCTTGTCGATTGTCCGCTGACGTATCCAGACGGGCGCCCACATGGCATGAACAAGATTATTGAAGCCCATCCGACGTTCACCATCGGCGACAGACGTGTGGCGTTGCATGGTCACCGCACGGAGTGCGGCTGCACGCTGATTGGCAGTACCCGGACCGGTATTGGCGACTGA